In a single window of the Magnolia sinica isolate HGM2019 chromosome 7, MsV1, whole genome shotgun sequence genome:
- the LOC131250962 gene encoding protein FLX-like 3 isoform X1 has translation MAGRGRMPRHVVDDRRGYPDIHEGPPFVRGPMPRPPHPALLEEELEIRHAEIRRLVGDNRRLAEDRLGLQRELGIAKEELHRMNVAITNIRAEKEAHSRELIEKGMKLEADLRATEPLRNEVIQLRADVQKLNSLRQEMAGKIQTLSQDMGRLQADNQQIPILRAEIDGLSQELGRARTAFEYEKKANTELLEQRQAMEKNLVTMAREVEKLRADIASTDARPWGAGGTYGVKLGSPDGGFPASYGDGYGLRSGVSDKGPLFGAGSGSWGAFEKPRLGRR, from the exons ATGGCAGGTAGAGGTAGGATGCCTCGTCATGTTGTTGATGATCGACGTGGTTACCCTGACatccatgaaggcccaccatttgtTCGGGGTCCCATGCCTCGACCACCTCATCCTGCATTATTGGAGGAAGAGCTTGAAATCCGTCATGCTGAAATCCGGAGGCTTGTAGGGGATAACCGTCGTTTGGCTGAAGATCGTTTGGGCTTGCAGAGGGAGCTAGGCATTGCGAAGGAGGAACTGCATCGCATGAACGTTGCCATTACAAATATTCGTGCAGAAAAGGAAGCCCATAGTAGAGAGTTGATTGAGAAAGGCATGAAGCTAGAAGCTGATCTACGTGCAACTGAGCCTTTGAGAAACGAGGTTATACAGCTACGGGCAGATGTTCAGAAATTGAATTCCTTGAGGCAAGAAATGGCTGGGAAAATTCAAACTCTTTCACAAGATATGGGGAGGCTACAAGCGGACAATCAACAGATTCCTATTTTGAGGGCAGAGATTGACGGTCTAAGCCAAGAGCTTGGACGTGCTAG GACTGCTTTTGAGTATGAGAAGAAGGCAAATACTGAGCTACTTGAACAGAGGCAAGCGATGGAGAAAAATTTGGTTACCATGGCTCGTGAAGTTGAAAAACTACGGGCAGATATTGCAAGTACCGATGCTAGACCATGGGGTGCTG GTGGCACTTATGGGGTAAAACTTGGTAGTCCTGATGGGGGCTTTCCTGCTTCATATGGGGATGGATATGGACTTCGCTCG GGTGTTTCTGACAAGGGTCCTCTGTTTGGCGCCGGTTCTGGTTCATGGGGAGCATTTGAGAAGCCTCGCCTTGGGCGCCGCTGA
- the LOC131250962 gene encoding protein FLX-like 3 isoform X2: MAGRGRMPRHVVDDRRGYPDIHEGPPFVRGPMPRPPHPALLEEELEIRHAEIRRLVGDNRRLAEDRLGLQRELGIAKEELHRMNVAITNIRAEKEAHSRELIEKGMKLEADLRATEPLRNEVIQLRADVQKLNSLRQEMAGKIQTLSQDMGRLQADNQQIPILRAEIDGLSQELGRARTAFEYEKKANTELLEQRQAMEKNLVTMAREVEKLRADIASTDARPWGAGGTYGVKLGSPDGGFPASYGDGYGLRSLRSMIIS; encoded by the exons ATGGCAGGTAGAGGTAGGATGCCTCGTCATGTTGTTGATGATCGACGTGGTTACCCTGACatccatgaaggcccaccatttgtTCGGGGTCCCATGCCTCGACCACCTCATCCTGCATTATTGGAGGAAGAGCTTGAAATCCGTCATGCTGAAATCCGGAGGCTTGTAGGGGATAACCGTCGTTTGGCTGAAGATCGTTTGGGCTTGCAGAGGGAGCTAGGCATTGCGAAGGAGGAACTGCATCGCATGAACGTTGCCATTACAAATATTCGTGCAGAAAAGGAAGCCCATAGTAGAGAGTTGATTGAGAAAGGCATGAAGCTAGAAGCTGATCTACGTGCAACTGAGCCTTTGAGAAACGAGGTTATACAGCTACGGGCAGATGTTCAGAAATTGAATTCCTTGAGGCAAGAAATGGCTGGGAAAATTCAAACTCTTTCACAAGATATGGGGAGGCTACAAGCGGACAATCAACAGATTCCTATTTTGAGGGCAGAGATTGACGGTCTAAGCCAAGAGCTTGGACGTGCTAG GACTGCTTTTGAGTATGAGAAGAAGGCAAATACTGAGCTACTTGAACAGAGGCAAGCGATGGAGAAAAATTTGGTTACCATGGCTCGTGAAGTTGAAAAACTACGGGCAGATATTGCAAGTACCGATGCTAGACCATGGGGTGCTG GTGGCACTTATGGGGTAAAACTTGGTAGTCCTGATGGGGGCTTTCCTGCTTCATATGGGGATGGATATGGACTTCGCTCG CTTAGGAGTATGATCATTTCATAG